The Oncorhynchus nerka isolate Pitt River linkage group LG3, Oner_Uvic_2.0, whole genome shotgun sequence genome includes the window TGTTGTTGTCCCCGATGATGACATACTGCAGTTGGGACCCGTAGACCTGGACACTCCTCTGGAGCTCTGGATCTGGACAGGCCTGTACTGCTCTCTGGTGATCACTGGTGACGTTGCCTCCCATTGTCTCTGTAATAGAGTCATCAATGGAATGCAGTCCAGTACATGAAAGTTATGAATCTAATGGCTTCTTTGAACTCAGTAAAGAAAGGTAAAGTGAAGGGTACATTTAAATGCTTAATAAGGTCCGAGCGCCAATGGTGCAGGTCAAAAAGAGAAGTGAATTattataataaaaatatatacatatgcgCTTGTATCTGTGAATGTGCTTGAATCTTGTATCACACTATTTTAAATATATGAAATGATGAGAATTTGACTGTAACTTACCATGCCTAGCATCCTCTGAACCCATGCTCTGAGGTTGTTGTATACACGTTGTCACTCCTTGAAAGTTGCCATCTCCAATGATGCAGTTACTCAAATTGGAATGGCTGATGTTGATGACGTAAGTTGGGGCAGTGttggtcctcctcctctctgttgtttGGGGTGTGAGAAAAAAGGGAAGAGGTTGAAAAATGGGAAATTGTTGTTGACAACAGTATCCCGGTGATTCCCGTTGCATCATGATGATGACATACTGTAAAAACCTCTATGAGCTTTAGTTTTGGACACGTGGAGAAACCATTTAGATTTAAGCCTACActttatctttaaaaaaaatggaggAATGAAACATTCTTGGGCCTCACCTGCATCGGACACCAAATGGTGCTGGGTTTCCAGTGCTTTCAAAAGGTAAAGTGGGGTAGAATGTGGCTTACCATATACATAACATATAACATACTACAAAGAAAACGTGCTGCAATATAGGCCAAGTTAGCCTACCTCTCTAAATGTCACAtaacattatttttatttttcatttgattgaacctttatttactTTAGAATCACAAAATCACCGTAAGCCTAGACTAATCATAACCATatttaaatgttgatgaaaaCGACATGAAAACTATAGACATGTAGGCCTAAGTAATTTACTTGCAATTAATCAAATGAAAAAATGTACACTTTTGAAGAGACTTACCTGGGAGGCCGGTGACTCTTTCGAACTGTGGTGGGCACTGGCAACACTTTTCTAGTGAGTCGAAAAAGAGCAGACAGGCGTTGCGACCTTTCTTCAGCACCACCTGGAGCAGTGTGGCAGCCTTCTCCATGTCTGTTCTCTGGGACCAGATCACCTGGCTCTCATACTCTGTGATGGTCCTGGAGCTCAACAAGTACACGCACAGCCTTTCCACTGCACAGCATGACATAGATTTGCTAAGAGCGTGTAAATGAAGTTGCAATCTACTTTCTTGGATGAGAGAGCATTAAAAAATAACAGAAATATTTCAGTGTTGTTATAACATGATAATAATACGGCATTTGCTTAATTCATGCAAAAGAAAATATGATGGAAAGATGAAAGAAGTGTAGTGTAGGCTAATGCAAAAATATCACTTTCACACCGACCCTGTTATTCTCACGGGTTATTCCTCATCTAAACCACTTTCTGACTGTAAACATAACATCATCTCGTGCCTGCCTGCCCTACATTCCATTACATTTTAGATCTTAACATTAACACCTAACTGTATAGTTTATAGTGTAGGCCTAAATACagagttttcttgtttttcatcAATTGCTTCCATACATATCATAGGCCTATCACTTTTGGTTTAGATCAGACCCATTGTAATCTCGGTTAACACAGAACTAAAATTGTTAATTGTCAATCCACGAAAAATTTGAAGAAAGTGATTTCTTACCAGGTAAAATCTCGCGTTTTTCGTTACATAGTAACATAATTGTTAATTTGACAGAACGATATAGGCTACATTACAACAGTGCATAACTTTGTGTATATCATTTCGACTGAGAATGAGAAATGGGCTGCAATCGGTTGTCGGTAATTTTTATAGGCTGCGGTAGCAaaacttaaaataaataaaagtcccTAATGGTGGGGGCATGCGCAGACTGTTTTGGGGGTTTCCATTCGCTTCAACCCTCATAATACATTCACCAACTGCGCTTTTGTTGTCAAGAAGAACAGAATAACACATGACAAGAATTGCAGCAAACTGGCCATGATATAAAGTATTGTTAACGTTATAAATGCATTTGAATTATTCGAATCTTATAGGATAGCTGGAGTATCCTATGCTTAAACCAATAATTGCAAAAGCCATTTGAGCAGCACTGAAGGTTTATCACCACAGTACATTTGGTTTCAGTTTGTATATTGGTTTGATATTCAGAGGTCAATACCTCATAGATAGAAGGTCCTAGGATGATTCAGGTGATATATCTAGAATCAGATGAGGATAAGGATCAATGTACAGGTTTCCCCCCCATTCATTTCATTTGGAGAAAAAGTGACTTTATGTTGGTTTCAATAGGGGAATATTATGCAATCACTGCTGAGGGACCATCTTAAAAGTGCAATCAGCTGTACCTGGTGTTTACAGAAACTTTTAAAATGATTAAATCATTGAAAGATCTTAAACCAACTGTTAAACCAACTGTTTACTCAATAATTACATTCTAAAATTGTATCTTGTTTATTTTTAATGGATTTTATGTAACAATATGAGTTCAAAAAACATAAATAGGTCTATGATCTTTCTCACTCATatgcaacctactgtagcctacttgcATGACCTAGAGAGCTAAAATCACTTGTGGCAAAGTCACTATTGCCTCTAATCCATGATGCACACATTAGAATTCCCATTTGAAAGTTCCCTGATTTATAAATGAATATTTCATAATGATCCTTTTAAATGGCTTCCGCTCCACATGTAAAAGAGATCTACAGACAAGTACAGTGTGTTCCCTGACCTCTATTATCACAGTGAATTACTTTTTACAGCTGTGGTTATTAATTCATGTACAGATCTCATTTTCAATAGCTTCCAGTCCAAATTACATACACATCTAAAACCACTTGAGTTTATATTGTTGATCTCCCTTGTCCATAGTGCACCCATTAGAATTGCCATTTTATATTGCATTgatattcatacaaatatttccTGTGATAAGTCTCATTTTCAATAGCTCACTGTCGATATGTGCTATAGATATACAGACAAGTGTGATGAGTTCCTGGACCTCTATTATCAAAGTTACACCTTTTCTTGTTTCAAAATTCATCCCCTTTGATTTTCTACAAATATTTCTCTTATTTTAGCTGTGGTTATTAATTTGCGCACAGATCTAATTTTCAATTGCTTCCAGTCCAAAttacatatacagtgcatattcaccttgactttttccaaattttgttgtgttacaaagtgtgattaaaatggatttaattgtatttttttgtcaACGGTATACACAAAATActatgtaatgtcaaagtggaagaaaaattataatatttctaaaataaaaaaaataaaaaatacatatcaTTGGTGTACTAGGGAGGAGGGTTTTAGATATATAGTAccgtcaaaagtttgaacacacctactcattccagtgttAATCTTTATTTTTATATTGTAGAATAGTGGACATCAAAatgataaaataacacatatggaatcatgtagtaaccaaaaaagtgttaaacaaacccaaatatattttatatttacatttaagtcatttagcagacgctcttatccagagcgacttacaaattggtgcattcaccttatgacattcgtcaaagtagccaccctttgccttgatgacagctttgcacactcttggcattctctcaaccagcttcacctggaatgcttttccaacagtcttgaaggaattcccacatatgctgagcacttattggctgaagaatctcaaatagaaaatatattttgatttgtttaacacttttttggttactacatgattccatatgtgttatttcatagttttaatgtcttcactagtattctacaatgtagaaaatagtaaaaaatgaaaaaaaaacttgaattcgtaggtgtgtccaaacttttgactggtgttgAAAGCTATTGAAAATTAGTTTTGTACGTGAATTAATAACCAGAGCTGTAATAGGATAAATATTTGTAGAAAATCAAAGGGgaggaataaaaaataaaagtgtaCCTTTTATAAGTGAGGTCAAGTAACCCACTGCACTTGTCTGTAGACCTGTAGCTCATAAAGATAGGAAGATATTGGAAGTAGacgtatttacatttacatttacatttaagtcatttagcagacgctcttatccagagcgacttacaaattggtgcgttcaccttaagacatccagtggaacagccactttacaatagtgcatctaaatattttaaggggggtgagaaggattactttatcctatcctaggtattcctgaaagaggtggggtttcaggtgtctccggaaggtggtgattgactccgctgtcctggcgtcgtgagggagtttgttccaccattggggggccagagcagcgaacagttttgactgggctgcgcaggaactgtacttcctcagtggtagggaggcgagcaggccagaggtggatgaacgcagtgcccttgtttgggtgtagggcctgatcagagcctggaggtactgaggtgccgttcccctcacagctccgtaggcaagcaccatggtcttgtagcggatacgagtttcaactggaagccagtggagagagcggaggagcggggtgacgtgagagaacttgggaaggttgaacaccagacgggctgcggcgttctggatgagttgtagtggtttaatggcacaggcagggagcccagccaacagcgagttgcagtaatccagacgggagatgacaagtgcctggattaggacctgcgctgcttcctgtgtgaggcagggtcgtactctgcggatgttgtagagcatgaacctacaagaacgggccaccgccttgatgttagttgagaacgacagggtgttgtccaggatcacgccaaggttcttagcgctctgggaggaggacacaatggagttgtcaaccgtgatggcgagatcatggaatgggcagtccttccccgggaggaagagcagctccgtcttgccgaggttcagcttgaggtggtgatccgtcatccacactgatatgtctgccagacatgcagagatgcgattcgccacctggtcatcagaagggggaaaggagaagattaattgtgtgtcgtctgcatagcaatgataggagagaccatgtgaggttatgacagagccaagtgacttggtgtatagcgagaataggagagggcctagaacagagccctgggggacgccagtggtgagagcgcgtggtgaggagagagattctcgccacgccacctggtaggagcgacctgtcaggtaggacgcaatccaagcgtgggctgcgccggagatgcccaactcggagagggtggagaggaggatctgatggttcacagtatcgacgTATGACAGGACAAATTCATGTAAAATCAGTGCAATGAAAAATAGCAATTCTAATGTGTTTACTAGGGAGTAGGGAGGTCAGTGAGCTAACatcgcaaagaagggcatctaCTGGAAGATGGGTAAACAAatggaatatccctttgagcaggtgaagttattaattacactttggatggtgtatcaatacacccagtcactacaaataaaCAGGCATCTTCCTAacttgccagagaggaaggaaactgctcagagaTTTCCCTATGAGGCcaacggtgactttaaaacagttacagagtttaatggctgtgatgggagaaaactgaggaaggATAAACAATATTATAGTTACTCCCCGATAGTAACCTAAATtaaagagtgaaaagaaggaagcctgtgcagaatacaaatattccaaaacatgcatcctgtttgcaacaaggcactaaagtaaactGCAAAAAGTGTCaaggaaattaactttatgtcctgaatacaaagcgttgtgtttgaggcaaatccaacGTAACATACTCACTGATGTGTTATGTTGGATTTGCCTCAAATTAGATCTGTACATGAATTGATAACCACAGCTGTACTTGGTGATACATTTTTAGAAAATCAAAGGtgagccatttaaaaaaaaatatgaaggTGTACATTTGATGAAACCCATTGAACCCAACACACTTGTATGTTGGTCTGTAACTCATATGGACAGTGAACTATTGAAAATTAGACCTATCATATATTTATGTAATATCAGTAAATAAAAATTGCAATTCTAATGTGTGTAGACTACTATGGACGAGGGTGGTCAGAGACATAACCACAAGTGGTTTTTAGATGTATATGTTATGTAGATAGGAAGCTATTGAATTAACATCTAAAGCTGTAATAAGACAAATATTTATAGAGAATCAAAGGGGAGgaattacattttttataaaaGATCTTTGATAGAGCTTTGATAAGAGAGGTGAAGGAACTCATCAccattgtctgtagatctgtagccCGTATGGATAGGAAGGTATTGAAGGTCAGACCTAATCACAATAAATATACCTATAAAATCAGAACTAATTAATGTAGCATGGATGAATGAGCAGTTACTTCACATGATGTGGTTTTACATCTCCATTTCACCTAGATAGGAGGCTTTTAAAAAGTATCCTTGTAAATGGGTCAAAAGCCCTTAGTAGTTAGAGGTAACTAATAAAATGCTTGGTCCCTTAGTGACTGGAGTCCCTATGCAGTGTGTGTAATCTTCATATAGGGCTAACCCTCCTGAATTGGAatgtaaaaacatatatatttttgctCACATGCAATCACCGATATTGCACTTTTACGATGGTCCTCAAACCATCCGAGCACCAGGAAACAGTATATTGCATCCTTCTCGGCTCTGTGAAGGGAAGAGTTTGACTATCGGTAAAAACATAGTGTGTACATTGCTCTCTACCGTCATCCAATTCTATATTTGTCACTCTCATCATCCTAGCACCTTCCGTCGGAGAGCTATTGACGAGCAAACCCCGATTATCGAAAGTAAAAACATTTACTGTGATATTCTACCCGACCAGGAGATATCACAAGAGAAGCTTCTGTGGATTTGTAACAATAACATTCATTATTATGTAGTCAAAAAGGACGAACTCCTGAGGTGAGGGAAGATGCTTGTAGGTTTTTGCTTTTGCTTTTATTCTATGCAAGCCGCCGGGGCAGGCTCGAGGACATTCCACCAATAGCCTACCACTTCCTGGTCAAGCAAGCAGCAGGCAGGGCAGCAAGAGCATCGTTTGCGGAACAATACTACACACACCCGTCCATCTGGAAACACGGGACTGACTGTGCTTGCCAACACTGATTGCGTTGGTGACTGTAGGCCAGGCAGGGAGGTGCTTGTAGATTTTTGCTTTTGCTTTTATTCTATGCAAGCCGCCGGGGCAGGCTCGAGGACATTCCACCAATAGCCTACCACTTCCTGGTCAAGCAAGCAGCAGGCAGGGCAGCAAGAGCATCGTTTGCGGAACAATACTACACACACCCGTCCATCTGGAAACACGGGACTGACTGTGCTTGCCAACACTGATTGCGTTGGTGACTGTAGGCCAGGCAGGGAGGTGTGTCTAGTGCAGTTGCAAGGAAGAGGTAAATGGGTGGTGCTTGTGTGAATATCGTGGCGCCCGAGTGGAGGTGTTTTGTAGGTGACTGTGTATCAACAGATGCGTCTGTGTCCTAGTAAAAGCACTGCGGCTGTTAATCTGGACAGAAGCAGCTCGTAGGCTACACGCAGTAGGCGACCTGACCGTGGAGgtaggtctctctttctctctccccccctctctgtttTTTTTTCTAGTGTTTCCGTATTTATTGTGACATCTGTGTGGCATTTGAATGTAATTTTCAGTGTAAGGAATGGTTTAATGTGCGTATGTTGCAGAATTTCAATGTGGACCTATGTCAGTATAGCTACAACATTGGAAGGTGAAATTGTGTCAGTCAAGCTCATCTTGTATTCTTCTGCTGTCTGCTACATGCGAACAATGAGTATATTTCAGATTATTCCTCTATGAATTCTGGATGAAGAATATATTTTATCAGGGGCATACCCTCATAAAGAGGTTGTCACTCCCATTTACTGTAGTTTGTACAACAACATAAATACAGTGTTTGGTAGTAGCACAGAAATAAACAAAATGATGGTTTTGTTTGATTCTTTGATTCAATTAAACTGCAGTTTCATAGGAATTGGAGTAGAAACAATTTGACATTTAGACCCGCATTAACTGCAGCAAGATgaatgtctttctttctctcactttctctcgcttgctctctctctcacacacacacacacacacacacacacacacacacacacacacacacacacacacacacacacacacaggattgtAAGTATGGGAGCATAGGCCCAGGCCCACATGCCGCCTTCCAACAGAACACAGCCAGTCACTCTGTATGTATGGCAACTATTCACCGAGTTGAGCTGGTTTTCCGTTTTTGCTTGTGTGCTGGACAATGAGGCTTTGATCCCTGGCAGGCATTCAACCTAGATTTTGATCCATGGAGAATGCCTACAGTATGGTTAGAAACAGAACTCACTATAATGGGAAAGCTGCTGTTAGTCAAAGCAAAGgccttattacatttacatttaagtcatttagcagacgctcttatccagagcgacttacaaattggtatgGTTAGTTAATAAAAGCTTGTCTACATCATGATGATGATATAaaacatttgttgttgttgttgttgttgtatgctACAAGCTAGCGGTTCACTCCAGCTGACCCCCATACTCCTGTTTGTGGTGTCAATGGCTGGATCCAAACACTCCAGTGACATTGGTGATCCTTTCCTCCATTTGTATCACTTTGCAGGTTGCAATATTTCATCAAGACAACAAAAGGGTGAGGCACTTTCAAGGCGGAGAGATCGAGGAAACTGATAAAGCACCATTGGTCTTTAGCACAACAGGTCTGTTTGCTACTGCTACCTTCCTGTTATGgtaggacagacagactgacaggcaggcagactgaCTCTGAcgaacagacagactgacagaagtAGGCAGCATTGTCAGATGTCTTCACCCTGCACTCCAGTCTCCACCACAATACAGAAGTGCTTCACTCCtatgggacagagagaaagaatgacCGTGCAGAAATAAAATGTGCACATTGAAGTGCAAGTGTCAGTGTTTTGCACGTGTGCCATAAATCAATTTTAGATAGAGGAGCACAGTAAATTTAGGACAGTGATGTTGGCTCTATTGATTTGGCTGGTTTAAATTTGCCTGCCAATTTAAACAGCAACTGCACTTTGTGTGGAGAATGAGAAACTGTAGATAGACACATGCATAATCATCAGCTTTTTAGCCACTCATTCTTTAGTGCTAAATCTATTTTACTACTTAATTCTTTATTTTTCCTCATTGGATTTGAGGGCAGAGATATTGGCTCTGGGTTTGTACTCTTTCACAGGGCCCAACATCAGATGACCTGAGCTACAGTTAGACCTCTTAGTTAGACTTTGCCCTCTTTTCTAGCCTGGATTAGCCCAGAACATGTGAAATGGGTCAATTGGCAACAGCACCACGAGTTTCCTGCTCTTCAATGAATTCTGAAATTAATATTTTCCTTCTGGCGAAACCTGAAAGACACATTTTATTGGTAAAAGGGATAACACCTCTTCTCTTGTTCGTCTATTGCAAAGACGCAAAGATATTACCCATGATTTTGTGTTGCGCTGTAGAAGTGTTGCACCGTAGATACCAATGTAAAACAGCCATGTTACCAACGGCTACACGCACTAATACTGCTGGAAGGAGGGGGAGTAATGGCTCCTCTGTTCATTAATAGGAAGTGATAATCATATGTCCGgggcctggttaaaagtagtgcactatttgggAAGAAACCTGGAATTAGTCTCTAATCCTCTCAGCTGTTTTAACACCATTTTATGATGTGGGGACTGGCGAGGCTATCAGCTGTTTTAAACACCATTATATGATGTGGCGACTGGCGAGGCTATCAGCTGTTTTAAACACCATTATATGATGTGGCGACTGGCGAGGCTATCAGCTGTTTTAAACACCACTATATGATGTGGAGACTGGCGAGGCTATCATCTGTTTTAAACACCATTATATGATG containing:
- the LOC115121379 gene encoding uncharacterized protein LOC115121379 isoform X1 — encoded protein: MLLCNEKREILPESRLQLHLHALSKSMSCCAVERLCVYLLSSRTITEYESQVIWSQRTDMEKAATLLQVVLKKGRNACLLFFDSLEKCCQCPPQFERVTGLPERRRTNTAPTYVINISHSNLSNCIIGDGNFQGVTTCIQQPQSMGSEDARHETMGGNVTSDHQRAVQACPDPELQRSVQVYGSQLQYVIIGDNNNLQAEDTPEEEDGEEEELINESN
- the LOC115121379 gene encoding uncharacterized protein LOC115121379 isoform X2 → MLLCNEKREILPVERLCVYLLSSRTITEYESQVIWSQRTDMEKAATLLQVVLKKGRNACLLFFDSLEKCCQCPPQFERVTGLPERRRTNTAPTYVINISHSNLSNCIIGDGNFQGVTTCIQQPQSMGSEDARHETMGGNVTSDHQRAVQACPDPELQRSVQVYGSQLQYVIIGDNNNLQAEDTPEEEDGEEEELINESN